From the Nodularia sp. NIES-3585 genome, one window contains:
- a CDS encoding 3-oxoacyl-ACP synthase III family protein, with protein MIYQPVGIRSIAVSFPSIIRTNDYYRENSPELITGAEKKTLSRVFSTTDSSNMNEFDLEMLPYMSDPFRGTVERRVFAPDETSLSISYKAAKDALDAAKLSPQDIDLMLVATIFPEQIVPGNAAFLAGELGLQGAAWNLDSTCSNAMVALQTAAALVRAGEYQNVLVVICTNYSKFTDENDTLSFLSGDGAGAFVVSSLKANQGVLGTKIINTASTCGTFYNEFTTDSQGNPRMFIRAAKGTGKVLSDTSIQLVRECCSGALEAAGVTLDDINLFAFNTPTAWYSKVCARVLGIDHQRTIDLHERYANIGPMLPLANLYHGAELGRIRENDLVLLYTIGSVSNAGASVMRWGDVAIGPTPAPPVSTQGQEEKIPSLC; from the coding sequence ATGATTTATCAACCAGTAGGTATTCGCTCAATTGCAGTTAGCTTTCCCAGCATCATTCGCACAAATGATTATTACCGAGAAAATTCTCCTGAATTGATTACTGGGGCTGAGAAAAAAACTTTATCTAGGGTATTCTCTACCACTGACTCTTCTAACATGAATGAGTTTGACTTGGAGATGTTACCTTATATGTCCGATCCTTTTCGCGGTACTGTGGAGCGCAGGGTATTTGCTCCTGACGAGACATCGCTATCAATATCCTATAAAGCCGCCAAGGATGCTTTAGATGCAGCAAAGCTTTCTCCCCAAGACATTGACTTAATGCTCGTTGCTACAATCTTCCCTGAGCAAATCGTACCTGGTAACGCAGCTTTTCTGGCTGGTGAACTGGGATTACAAGGAGCAGCTTGGAATCTTGATTCTACTTGCTCCAATGCTATGGTTGCACTTCAGACTGCTGCTGCCTTGGTGCGTGCAGGAGAGTATCAGAATGTATTAGTGGTTATTTGCACTAACTACTCTAAGTTTACTGATGAGAATGATACTTTGTCGTTTTTATCAGGTGATGGAGCTGGAGCCTTTGTAGTTAGTTCCCTCAAAGCAAATCAGGGTGTTCTGGGAACCAAGATTATCAACACTGCCTCGACCTGCGGGACTTTTTATAACGAGTTCACCACCGACTCCCAAGGCAACCCACGGATGTTTATCCGGGCAGCTAAAGGCACAGGGAAAGTATTGAGTGACACGTCAATACAACTTGTCCGTGAGTGTTGCTCTGGGGCGCTAGAGGCAGCTGGTGTCACCTTGGATGACATTAATCTGTTTGCCTTTAATACACCTACAGCTTGGTATTCCAAGGTTTGCGCCCGTGTTTTAGGCATAGACCATCAGCGTACCATTGACCTCCACGAACGCTACGCCAATATTGGCCCCATGCTTCCCCTGGCTAATCTGTACCACGGTGCAGAATTAGGCAGAATTCGGGAAAATGATTTGGTGTTACTTTACACGATTGGTTCTGTATCTAATGCAGGTGCAAGTGTCATGCGTTGGGGCGATGTGGCAATAGGGCCTACTCCTGCTCCCCCAGTCAGCACTCAAGGACAAGAAGAAAAAATTCCTAGTCTTTGCTAG
- the aroH gene encoding chorismate mutase: MEWKVRAIRGATTVSENSVVAIRDAVHELLDVLEANNQLDPEEIVSVTFSATRDLDVIFPAAIARERPDWNNVPLLDVQQMYVEGSLPRCIRLLLHLNTKKPQSKIYHTYLRQAKNLRPDLSLSAMPLVSTPVLQSLR; the protein is encoded by the coding sequence ATGGAGTGGAAAGTGCGGGCAATTCGTGGAGCTACGACTGTTTCGGAAAACTCTGTAGTAGCGATTCGGGATGCAGTTCATGAGCTTTTAGATGTATTGGAAGCAAATAATCAGTTAGATCCCGAAGAGATTGTTAGTGTAACTTTTTCTGCGACTCGTGATTTAGATGTAATTTTTCCGGCGGCGATCGCTAGAGAACGTCCTGACTGGAACAATGTACCTTTACTAGATGTACAACAAATGTATGTCGAGGGTAGTTTGCCTCGTTGCATTCGGCTGTTGCTTCATTTGAATACAAAAAAACCCCAAAGTAAAATTTACCATACCTATTTACGCCAAGCCAAAAACTTAAGACCTGATTTGAGCTTATCCGCAATGCCTCTAGTCTCAACGCCAGTACTTCAATCATTGCGGTAA
- a CDS encoding tyrosinase family protein, protein MTRLLRKSFTTVAISITTALSIFNTPAFAHNGEHHEQPDPVEPTPVEPIDVNTKLDIRKNVLDLNSAEKSAFVDALYTLKNTTLEGSTISIYDQFVAQHVASMGMMMMDAVGIGAGHDAAHHHDAFLPWHREYIHRFEKTLQSVNPNITLPYWDWTDPEAIDFIFQPDFLGTNGSGVILPTPGGGTFEGGPIQTGNFSEASGWVLNPNLHIDPITKQTSQGTSLIRFLKLPPIDQYPIPQAAVNQLLAHDNYSDFRLDLEGFAFDQLGNPVFTNHNYIHGLVGGAGFDFSTNPPTPVPIGTMSGVLSSPYDPVFWLLHTNVDRLWAEWQDNGHSGSAFYPASGQPYGHNLNDRMWPWDGGQTTPGMIGPGDVVSLLPLFSSDDLVTPKDTLNFRKYGYTYDTLVSSVPEPTCLWGVLALGILGTAVPGKQKRLGSNGKI, encoded by the coding sequence ATGACTAGACTTTTACGCAAAAGTTTTACAACAGTAGCTATTAGTATAACTACTGCACTAAGTATATTTAATACTCCAGCATTCGCTCATAATGGAGAACATCACGAACAGCCTGATCCTGTTGAGCCTACTCCAGTCGAACCGATAGATGTCAATACTAAACTTGACATTAGAAAAAATGTTCTTGACCTTAATTCAGCAGAAAAGTCAGCATTTGTCGATGCTTTATACACGTTGAAAAATACTACTCTTGAAGGTAGTACTATCAGCATTTATGATCAATTTGTCGCCCAGCACGTAGCGTCAATGGGCATGATGATGATGGATGCAGTAGGCATAGGCGCTGGTCATGATGCTGCTCACCATCATGATGCATTTCTGCCTTGGCATCGTGAATACATACACCGATTTGAAAAAACCTTGCAATCAGTCAATCCCAACATAACTTTGCCCTATTGGGATTGGACAGATCCTGAAGCGATTGATTTTATATTTCAGCCTGACTTTTTAGGAACAAATGGCTCAGGCGTAATACTTCCTACACCTGGAGGTGGAACCTTTGAAGGAGGCCCAATTCAGACGGGTAATTTCTCAGAAGCTAGTGGATGGGTTTTAAACCCAAATTTGCATATTGATCCAATTACAAAACAAACATCTCAAGGCACTTCACTGATTCGCTTTCTCAAACTACCGCCTATAGATCAATATCCCATCCCTCAAGCTGCTGTAAATCAACTCTTGGCTCACGATAACTATTCCGATTTTCGCCTCGACTTAGAAGGCTTTGCTTTCGATCAGCTGGGAAATCCCGTATTCACCAACCATAACTATATTCATGGATTAGTTGGTGGAGCAGGCTTTGATTTTAGCACAAACCCCCCAACTCCAGTTCCCATAGGAACTATGAGTGGCGTTTTGAGTTCTCCCTATGATCCAGTATTCTGGTTGCTTCATACCAATGTGGATCGTCTTTGGGCAGAATGGCAAGACAATGGGCATTCAGGTAGTGCTTTTTACCCTGCATCGGGTCAACCCTATGGACACAACCTGAATGATCGTATGTGGCCTTGGGATGGGGGACAGACAACTCCAGGGATGATCGGACCTGGAGATGTAGTATCTTTGTTACCACTATTTTCATCTGATGATCTTGTCACACCTAAAGACACTCTGAATTTTCGTAAATATGGCTACACCTATGATACCCTCGTTTCTTCGGTTCCAGAACCAACTTGTCTATGGGGTGTATTAGCTTTAGGTATTTTGGGTACAGCTGTTCCAGGGAAACAGAAACGATTAGGGAGCAACGGGAAAATCTGA
- a CDS encoding NAD(P)-dependent oxidoreductase — protein MKLIIFGATGSTGQCLVEQALNQGYEVTAFVRNPSVIKTQHRHLSVVKGDVINQEQVEIAMAGKEAVLSALGVKIGTPPGTIRSEGTKNIITAMKKFNIKRFICVTSVGVGDSKPRSGFLGNVLFPLFFKERFADVEKQEQLIQQSGLDWTIIRPSRLTDGPKTGSYKSGLLLSVGFRSTISRADVAAFMLRQLTDNTYLHKAPVATYV, from the coding sequence ATGAAGCTGATAATTTTTGGAGCTACAGGTAGTACGGGTCAGTGTCTCGTGGAACAAGCACTAAATCAGGGTTATGAGGTAACAGCGTTTGTTCGTAATCCTTCAGTAATCAAAACTCAACATCGTCATCTTTCAGTTGTCAAAGGAGATGTAATTAATCAGGAACAGGTAGAGATAGCCATGGCAGGAAAGGAAGCTGTACTATCTGCTTTAGGTGTCAAAATTGGCACTCCACCCGGAACTATCCGTTCTGAAGGCACAAAAAATATTATTACTGCGATGAAAAAATTTAATATCAAGCGTTTCATTTGCGTGACATCAGTAGGAGTTGGTGATAGTAAACCACGTTCAGGCTTTTTGGGAAATGTGTTGTTTCCACTTTTTTTTAAAGAACGCTTCGCTGATGTAGAAAAGCAAGAACAATTAATTCAACAAAGTGGACTTGACTGGACTATCATTCGTCCTAGTCGTCTAACTGACGGACCTAAAACTGGTTCTTACAAATCTGGTTTGCTACTATCTGTAGGATTCAGATCAACTATTTCACGAGCAGATGTTGCTGCATTTATGCTTCGGCAATTAACCGATAACACATATTTGCACAAAGCTCCAGTAGCTACTTACGTTTGA
- a CDS encoding phycocyanobilin:ferredoxin oxidoreductase — MSITPTTSLREQQHPLIRQLADTIEAVWHEHLELSPYHLPSELGYVEGRLEGEKLIIENRCYQTPQFRKMHLELAKVGNMLDILHCVMFPRPEYDIPMFGCDLVGGRGQISAAIADLSPVDLNRTLPESYNTKLTALKEIKFSQPRDLPEWGHIFSNFCIFVRPGSPEEETMFLFRVKEFLDIHCTQAIASSPVSPEKSLQILAGQRNYCTQQQQNDKTRRVLEKAFGQDWAENYMTTVLFDLPE, encoded by the coding sequence ATGTCAATTACTCCTACCACCTCGCTGCGAGAACAACAACATCCCTTAATTCGTCAACTAGCTGATACCATTGAAGCGGTTTGGCATGAACACTTAGAACTATCGCCTTACCATTTACCTTCTGAACTAGGGTATGTAGAAGGCAGACTCGAAGGAGAGAAACTAATCATAGAAAATCGCTGCTATCAAACACCCCAATTTCGTAAAATGCACTTAGAACTAGCAAAAGTGGGGAATATGTTGGACATTTTGCATTGTGTGATGTTTCCTCGTCCAGAATATGACATCCCCATGTTTGGTTGTGACTTAGTTGGAGGTAGAGGTCAAATTAGTGCGGCGATCGCAGACCTATCTCCTGTAGACTTAAATCGTACCTTACCAGAATCATATAATACCAAACTAACAGCACTCAAAGAGATCAAGTTTTCCCAACCCCGTGATTTACCAGAATGGGGTCATATATTCTCAAACTTTTGCATCTTTGTGCGTCCTGGTTCCCCAGAAGAAGAGACAATGTTTCTTTTCCGTGTCAAAGAATTTTTAGATATTCATTGTACCCAAGCGATCGCTTCGAGTCCAGTTTCACCAGAAAAATCGCTGCAAATTCTAGCTGGACAACGCAACTACTGTACCCAACAGCAACAAAACGACAAAACCCGCCGAGTACTAGAAAAAGCCTTTGGTCAAGACTGGGCAGAAAATTACATGACCACAGTATTATTTGATCTCCCAGAATAA
- a CDS encoding HlyD family efflux transporter periplasmic adaptor subunit, protein MSRVTEKPSSKELVLDPEQPKVWWGIAVALPIVIAAGLLTTAKVEQLKKIGLSVPVKPVANSISSVGRLEPKGEVLRLSAPAAGLQSSSRIQQLFVSEGERVRKGQVVAILDNHDTQLAALEEAKARLQEARANLAQVRVASPRDIEAQTAVIARLQAQLNGERDAQQAAIGRIAAQLSGEKVAQQAGVERLEAELRGQQENLRATVARIQAEQRDAQVDAGRYDYLYGEGAISQQERDSRRLRAQTANQQVRETQASLRKAQETIRQQLAEARATQVQTIATLQQQLVEARVTRDQTIRTLQSQINEEQARLSRIQDFRPTDIQRGQAQVSNAIANVKRAEAELKLSYVQAPIAGEILAVHTKSGESISANGIAEIGETNQMTVVAEVPEDTISEVRVGQTATITSENGAFTGELQGTVTQIGRKIGKKDVLTTDPVADVDARVVEVKITLSPEDSQRVSGFTNAKVIAQINKQSNSD, encoded by the coding sequence ATGTCAAGGGTGACTGAGAAACCAAGCTCAAAAGAGCTGGTACTTGATCCGGAACAACCTAAGGTTTGGTGGGGTATCGCTGTAGCCCTACCAATTGTCATCGCCGCTGGACTACTAACTACTGCTAAAGTTGAGCAACTGAAGAAAATAGGCTTATCTGTACCTGTCAAACCAGTTGCCAATAGCATTAGTTCTGTGGGGCGTTTGGAACCAAAAGGGGAAGTGTTGAGACTTTCGGCTCCCGCAGCTGGGTTGCAATCTTCTTCACGAATTCAGCAACTTTTCGTGAGTGAAGGTGAGCGAGTTAGAAAAGGTCAAGTGGTAGCGATTTTAGACAACCATGATACCCAACTAGCAGCTCTAGAAGAAGCAAAAGCCAGACTGCAAGAAGCACGAGCGAATTTAGCTCAAGTCAGAGTCGCTTCACCTAGAGATATTGAAGCACAAACCGCAGTCATTGCTCGCTTACAAGCCCAGTTAAATGGAGAAAGGGATGCTCAACAAGCGGCAATTGGGCGGATAGCTGCCCAGTTAAGTGGAGAAAAAGTTGCTCAACAAGCAGGTGTTGAACGTTTAGAGGCTGAACTCAGAGGACAACAAGAAAACTTAAGAGCAACTGTTGCCCGCATCCAAGCCGAACAGCGTGATGCTCAAGTTGATGCTGGACGATATGATTATTTATACGGTGAAGGTGCTATTTCCCAGCAAGAACGGGATAGCAGAAGACTCAGAGCGCAAACTGCTAATCAGCAAGTTCGAGAAACCCAAGCTAGCCTGCGAAAGGCGCAGGAGACTATACGACAACAACTAGCCGAGGCTAGAGCTACTCAGGTACAAACTATTGCCACTTTGCAACAACAGCTAGTTGAAGCTAGAGTGACTCGTGATCAAACTATCAGGACTTTGCAAAGTCAAATTAACGAAGAACAAGCGAGATTGAGCCGAATTCAAGACTTTCGTCCGACTGATATTCAGAGGGGACAAGCTCAAGTTAGTAATGCGATCGCTAATGTTAAAAGGGCAGAAGCCGAACTAAAATTAAGCTACGTTCAAGCGCCAATTGCTGGAGAAATTTTAGCAGTTCACACCAAATCAGGAGAATCTATCAGTGCAAATGGCATTGCTGAGATTGGAGAAACCAATCAAATGACCGTTGTGGCTGAAGTTCCTGAAGATACTATTTCTGAAGTGCGTGTAGGTCAAACTGCGACTATCACTAGTGAAAATGGAGCCTTTACTGGGGAATTACAAGGAACTGTCACTCAAATTGGTAGAAAAATTGGCAAAAAAGATGTTTTAACTACAGATCCAGTAGCCGATGTAGACGCTAGAGTTGTGGAAGTTAAAATCACCTTAAGTCCAGAAGATAGTCAACGAGTTTCCGGTTTCACCAATGCTAAGGTAATTGCCCAAATTAATAAACAATCAAATTCTGATTGA
- the devC gene encoding ABC transporter permease DevC translates to MTRKIPLSWLQLTRDKSRLAVALAGIAFADILMFMQIGFRDALYYSNVRLHGSLQGDIVLINQQSNALLAMQTFSQRRLYQALELEAVDSVHPIYLDYTTWKNPVTGRPRSILIFGMNPETNIFDLPGVQDNLDKLKLPDVVLFDRSSREEYGPIAAEVDRGNTVTAEVQRRRVKIDGLFTLGASFGADGNLITSDVNFLRIFANRQRGLIDIGLIRLKPGQNANIVAQQLRLYLPQDMNVLTKQEFIDFERNYWASSTAIGFIFTLGTIMGFIVGTVIVYQILYTEVSDHLSEYATLKAIGYTQKYLLTVILQEALLLACLGYIPGWIVAMFMYSSARDATLLPIFMSYERAITVLILTIIMCFVSGAIAVRKLRSADPADIF, encoded by the coding sequence ATGACTCGTAAAATACCCCTGTCCTGGCTACAACTAACAAGAGACAAAAGTCGCCTAGCCGTGGCTTTGGCAGGAATTGCTTTTGCTGATATTCTCATGTTTATGCAAATTGGTTTCCGGGATGCACTCTATTATAGTAACGTTCGGTTACATGGTAGCTTACAAGGTGACATCGTTTTAATTAATCAACAATCTAATGCCTTGCTAGCAATGCAAACCTTTTCTCAAAGAAGGTTGTATCAAGCTTTAGAATTAGAAGCAGTAGATTCGGTACATCCGATATATTTAGATTATACAACGTGGAAAAATCCCGTAACAGGTCGTCCTCGGAGTATTCTGATTTTTGGCATGAATCCAGAAACTAATATATTTGATTTGCCGGGTGTTCAGGATAATTTGGATAAATTGAAACTCCCTGATGTGGTTTTATTTGACCGTTCCTCTAGAGAAGAATATGGACCAATTGCTGCTGAGGTGGACAGAGGGAATACTGTAACTGCCGAAGTACAAAGAAGACGAGTTAAAATAGATGGACTCTTTACTTTAGGTGCATCTTTTGGAGCAGATGGTAATTTAATCACCAGTGATGTTAATTTTTTGAGGATATTCGCCAACCGTCAACGAGGTTTAATTGATATTGGTCTAATTAGATTAAAACCCGGACAAAATGCTAATATTGTTGCCCAACAGTTGCGGTTATATTTACCTCAAGATATGAATGTTTTAACAAAACAAGAGTTTATTGATTTTGAGCGCAATTACTGGGCAAGCAGTACAGCTATTGGATTTATCTTCACTTTAGGAACAATCATGGGTTTCATTGTTGGTACTGTGATTGTTTATCAAATTCTTTATACAGAAGTTTCTGATCACTTATCAGAGTATGCTACTTTGAAGGCAATAGGTTACACACAAAAGTATTTATTGACTGTTATACTCCAAGAAGCATTGCTATTAGCTTGCTTAGGATATATTCCTGGATGGATTGTTGCTATGTTTATGTACTCCAGTGCTAGAGATGCTACACTGCTACCAATTTTCATGAGTTACGAACGGGCAATAACTGTGTTAATTTTAACTATAATTATGTGTTTTGTTTCGGGCGCGATCGCAGTACGTAAATTACGTTCCGCCGATCCAGCAGATATCTTCTAG
- a CDS encoding DevA family ABC transporter ATP-binding protein has product MKQEPVIAIKNLNHYYGKGALKKQILFDINLEVYPGEIVIMTGPSGSGKTTLLSLIGGLRSVQEGSLKFLGVEMFGASQNRLVQIRRNIGYIFQAHNLLGFLSATQNVQMAVELNNNMSANEAIAKSQAMLGAVGLQDKVTYFPESLSGGQKQRIAIARALVNSPPLVLADEPTAALDKQSGRDVVEIMQGLAKEQGTSILLVTHDNRILDIADRIVEMEDGLLTRDSQSVVRHEEP; this is encoded by the coding sequence ATGAAACAAGAACCTGTAATTGCCATAAAAAATCTCAACCATTACTATGGCAAAGGCGCACTGAAAAAACAAATCTTATTTGATATTAATCTAGAAGTTTATCCAGGGGAAATTGTGATTATGACTGGTCCATCAGGTTCAGGTAAAACAACATTACTCAGCTTGATTGGTGGGTTGCGGTCTGTACAAGAGGGAAGTTTAAAATTTTTAGGTGTAGAAATGTTTGGCGCTAGTCAGAATAGATTAGTGCAAATTCGGCGTAATATTGGTTATATTTTTCAAGCTCACAATTTGCTGGGTTTCTTAAGTGCCACACAAAATGTGCAGATGGCCGTAGAATTAAACAACAATATGAGTGCAAATGAAGCAATTGCTAAATCACAAGCCATGCTGGGGGCAGTTGGTTTACAAGACAAAGTTACTTATTTCCCAGAAAGCCTTTCAGGTGGACAAAAACAAAGAATCGCGATCGCCCGCGCCCTAGTTAATAGCCCTCCACTGGTACTAGCAGATGAACCAACGGCAGCTTTGGACAAACAATCAGGACGCGATGTCGTGGAAATTATGCAGGGCCTTGCTAAAGAACAAGGAACGTCTATCTTGCTAGTGACTCACGATAACCGCATTTTGGACATAGCCGATCGCATCGTCGAAATGGAAGATGGTCTGTTAACCCGTGATTCCCAAAGTGTAGTTCGCCATGAAGAACCATAA
- a CDS encoding HAD family hydrolase, whose protein sequence is MYSEQNFPAGHPLTLKQLCEASFRNIRLIATDMDGTLTTSGKFSATLLQALEDLAAAGIKVLIVTGRSAGWMSGLSNLMPVVGAIAENGGLFYPSGHDQPVTLTPIPDLEAHRQSLSVAFAELKHKFPQIQESADNRFRVTDWTFNVAALSPRELQTLSHLCQQMGWGFTYSNVQCHIKPQGQDKAVGLLQVLREYLPEFSPAQVLTVGDSPNDESLFNQRHFSVSVGVANVLKYANQLQHQPTYMTTAAEGEGFCELCNYILHSGEIKPKI, encoded by the coding sequence ATGTACAGTGAGCAAAACTTTCCGGCTGGACATCCACTAACTCTCAAACAACTCTGTGAGGCTTCATTCCGGAATATTCGTCTAATTGCTACAGATATGGATGGTACGCTGACTACAAGCGGCAAATTTTCAGCTACATTGCTGCAAGCCTTAGAAGATTTAGCAGCTGCTGGGATTAAAGTATTAATTGTCACTGGACGTTCCGCTGGGTGGATGAGTGGATTGAGTAACTTGATGCCTGTTGTTGGTGCGATCGCTGAAAACGGTGGTCTATTCTATCCATCAGGACATGATCAACCAGTAACTTTAACACCAATTCCTGACTTAGAAGCCCATCGTCAGAGTTTAAGTGTAGCTTTTGCCGAATTAAAACACAAATTTCCCCAAATTCAAGAATCAGCCGACAATCGTTTTCGTGTCACCGATTGGACATTTAATGTCGCAGCTTTGAGTCCAAGGGAGTTACAAACACTAAGTCATCTTTGTCAACAAATGGGTTGGGGATTTACTTATAGTAATGTGCAGTGTCATATTAAGCCCCAAGGGCAAGATAAGGCTGTAGGATTATTGCAAGTGTTGCGAGAATACTTGCCGGAATTTTCACCAGCGCAAGTGCTTACCGTTGGTGATAGCCCCAATGATGAGAGTTTATTTAATCAACGTCATTTTTCTGTGTCTGTAGGTGTAGCAAATGTCCTGAAATATGCAAATCAGTTGCAACATCAACCTACTTATATGACTACAGCTGCTGAAGGCGAAGGATTTTGTGAGTTATGCAATTATATTCTGCACAGCGGGGAAATAAAGCCAAAAATTTAA